Sequence from the Mycobacterium florentinum genome:
GTCGCCGAGCGGCTGTTGGCCCTCCAGCAAGATCATGATCGCGCTGTCGCTGCTGAATTCGTTGAACACCTTGCCGACGCGTTGCGTCGCCTGCATCGAGGCCGCCTCCTTCGGGCTCATCGGCACCGTGTGTTGCTTGCCGACCGTTTCCAGGTCGGGGACGAACATCGACAGGAATACGACCAGCCCGACCCAGCCCAGCAAGATCAACAGCGCGAACTTGTACACCGTCCGCGCGAAAAACGGCATGTGGGGAAGCCCGACTGCCTCGTTCCTGCCCACGTGGACATCACCGTTGCTGGTCATGCGGACTTCACTATGCAAAAGGTTTCAGCGTTCACGCCGGTGACCGACCTTTCGTCTTTGACCACGTCGTTGACGATGATTTGGCAGCCGATCTGGTCCCCGTCGGTCTGGGCGACGACGTTCACGCTCACCGACGGCAGCGTCGTGGTGACCGCGAGCGTCCAGGGCAGCGGCACGTTGTCGATCCGCCGCGGCTGGGCGTTGATGTCCAGGTAGTTGATGTTCGCGGTGGAACCGGTCCCGTAGACCTTGTAGACGACGTGCTTGGGGTTGAACGGCTTGATGTCGTCGAGGCTGCTGCTGCCGATCCCCGACGTGTCGTGGTTGCCGAAAAAGGAGCGGAGGCGAAGGACGCAGAACGCCGCCACCGCGATGACCACCGCGATGACCACCAGGATCCACAGCCGCTTCACCGCGTTGGCGACAGGCGCCTTCGCCACGCGATCACCTCCCGCTAACCGGGCGGCCGGCCGCCCGTCGGATTGTGCAGCGATTGATTTGGTGCGCGAAGTACCGAAAACGCGCCTGGGCGCGAGCGCGCGGCCCGGTCGGATCCAGGTTCGGCCTCGACTCGACCGCGCCCAGTTCGCACATCCCAATCTGCTTTCTGCTCATGGTGATTCGGCAAGGAGGCCGGTGCAAGTGGCGGTGAGCACCCGGGTGAGTGCGGGGGCGAATTCGATGTTCCATTCCTCGGGCGGCCCGGCCTCCGGCTCGTCGGCGTAGGCATCGGTGAGCCGCTCCGGCGGGTTGGCGATCTGCCAGAAGGCGGCGGCCAGCGAGTAGGCGGCGATCATGCTGTCGAACGCACCGGAACGGCCGAGCTTGGGCAGCGCGCGCTCGATGCCGTCGGCGAGGGCGACCGCGGCAGCCGAGATGGTTCGCCGGATGTCGACAACCCGCTCCACCTCGACCTCGTGCTCGAGGTGCAAGTGCAGGTTCGCGAGCAGGTCGCAAAACAGCGGATCGGCGGCCAGCCCGTTGGCCAGCGTTTCGGCCACCCGGGCCGGCGACATCGGACCCGGCTCGGCCAGCTGCTCGCACACGGTGCCCGACCATCGCACCCAGCCCTCGGCGGCGAGATGAAGCAGAACTTCCTTGTGGGAAGTGAAATAACGGCGCACCGCCGAGTAATGAATGCCGGCGCGACTGGCAACGGCGGTCAACGTCACCGAGGCGACGCCCGTCTCGCAGGCCAGGGTGCGCGCGGCTTCGACGAGTGCGGCCGCACGTCGGCGCTTGTTCTCTTCCGTGCGCGCGCGCTGAAATGTGAGTTGCGCCACCGACCGAGCGTAACGCACACCATGTGATTTGTATAACGCACATCATGTGCTTTGCGCGGTGGGGGCTACGGTGGACAGTCGCCTTGAACCAATCCGTAACCCCCGTCGTCTCGAATAACACGTATGAACACCATTGCGCTCATCGGCTTGCTCGGCGGCCTGATCACCGGCATCTCGCCGTGCATCCTGCCGGTGCTTCCGGTGATCTTCCTGTCCAGCATGGACAGCGGGACCAAGGCCAGCAGCCGCGGTTTGAATTCGGCGATGCGGCCCTATCTGGTGATCGCGGGATTGGTGTGCAGCTTCAGCCTGGCCACCCTGATCGGGTCCGCGCTGCTGTCGGCGCTGCACCTGCCGCAGGACGCCATCCGGTGGACCGCCCTGGTGGTGCTGACCCTGATCGGCCTGGGATTGATCTTCCCGCCACTGCAACACTTGATCGAGCGGCCGTTCGCCCGCCTACCACAACGCCAAACAGGAAGCAGCACAGATGGTTTCGGCCTAGGGCTGACATTGGGTGCGTTGTATGTGCCGTGCGCGGGACCGGTGCTGGCCGCGATCGTGGTCGCCGGCGGCACCACGTCGCTGGGGCCCGCCACCTTCGTGCTGACCGCGACGTTCGCGCTCGGCAACGCGATACCCCTGTTGGCCTTCGCGCTGGCCGGACGCCAGGTCTCGCAACGCGTTGCGGCTTTCCGCCGTCGGCAGCGCCTCATTCAGGTCGCCGGTGGCGTCATGATGATCGTGCTCGCGGTGGGGCTGGTGTTCAACCTGCCCGCGATGCTGCAGCGCGCCGTGCCCGATTACACGACCGCGATGCAGAATCGTCTCGGCGCCAACGATATTCAACGGTCGCTGATCCCGAGCCGCCCGCCGGGGCCGACTACCGGCAGCGTGCTGCCGCTGAATCAGGGCAACTCGAGCAGCAGCGGGCTACCGACCAATTGCACAGACGGTGCCACCGAGCTGCAAGAGTGCGGGCAGGCGCCCGCCATCACCGGCATCACCGAATGGCTCAACACCCCCGACGGTAAGCCGCTCGACCCGGCCGTGTTGCGCGGCAAGGTGGTGCTGATCGACTTCTGGGCCTACTCCTGCATCAACTGCCAACGCGCCATCCCGCACGTCGTCGATTGGTACAACCGCTACCGCGACAGCGGATTGGTGGTGATCGGGGTGCACACGCCCGAGTACGCCTTCGAGCGCATCGCCGGCAACGTCGCCAGCGGTGCCGCCGGGTTGCACATCGACTACCCCATCGCGCTGGACAACGACTACGCGACCTGGAACGCCTTCAACAACATGTACTGGCCGGCCGAATACCTGATCGACGCGAACGGAACGCTGCGGCACACCAAGTTCGGCGAGGGCGACTACAACGACACCGAGAAACTGATCCGCCAGCTGCTGGTCGACGCCAATCCGAATGTCGCGCTGCCGGCGCCGGTCAACGGGGCCGACACCACCCCGAAGACCAGCCTCACCCCCGAGACGTACCTGGCGCCCGACAAGGCCACTACCTACGGCGGCGAGGGCGGCTACCAGGCGGGCACCAGCGGGTTCAACTTCCCGGCGCAGGTGGCAAACGACAAATTCGCCCTGCGCGGCCGATGGACCCTGGACGACCAGGGCATCACCGCCGAAAGCGACGACGCCGCGATCCGGCTGAACTACACGGCCAAGAACGTCTTCGTGGTCGTCGGCGGCACCGGAACCATCACGATGACCCGGGATGGGCAGACCACCACCACGCAGATCGGCGGCGTTCCGACCCTGCACGAGATCGTGTCCGACGGCGCCGCGCACCGCGATCAGCTCGACCTGCAAGTCAGCAAGGGCCTGCAGGTGTTTTCGTTCACCTTTGGCTAGACATCGGTAAGAGCACAGCAGCCCATCCGCCGGTTCGTCGGCTCCGAATAGGAGTTGTGGACTCGTCACACGCGCGGTCGGTCGCCGTCATCGGCAGCGGCGTGGCCGGCCTCACCGCCGCCTACGTCCTGTCCGGCCGTGACCGCGTCACGCTGTACGAAGCCGACGTGCGGCTCGGCGGCCACGCGCACACCCATTTCGTGGACGACGGCGGCGGGCCCGACAATCTCATGGGCGTCGACTCCGCGTTCCTGGTGCACAACGACCGGACCTATCCGACACTCTGCCGCCTGTTCAGCGAGCTCGGGGTGGCCACCCAGGAGTCCGAGATGTCGATGTCGGTGCGCGCCGACGAGATCGGGCTCGAATACGCCGGCGCGCTGGGCGCCAGTGGGTTGTTCGCGAGTAAGCAGTCGCTGCGGCCCCGGTACCTGCTGATGCTCGGCGAGATCGTCCGGTTCCACCGCGCCGCCTCGCGGCTGCTGCGCGACGACGCCGCACAAGACAACCCGGAGACGCTGGAAACCTTCCTGAACCGGCACCGCTTTTCGTCGTATTTCATCGACTTTTTCATCACCCCCCTGGTGGCGGCGGTGTGGTCGTGCGCCAGCGACGACGCCCTGCGCTACCCGGCCCGCTATCTGTTCGTCTTCCTCGACCACCACGGCATGCTGTCGGTTTTCGGCTCCCCCACCTGGCGCACGGTGACCGGTGGGTCGGCGCATTACGTCGCGGCCGTCGCCGCCCGGCTCGCCGAAGTGTCGACCGGGACGCCGGTGAACTCGCTGCGCCGGGTACCCGACGGCGTGTGGGTGCAGGCGGGCGACAACACGCCGCGGCTGTTCGACGCGGCGGTCGTCGCCGTGCATCCCGACCAGGCGCTGCTGCTGCTCGACGATCCGAACCCATGGGAGCGTGCGGTGCTGGGTGCGATTCCGTACTCGACCAACCAGGCCCAGCTGCACACCGACGAATCGGTGCTCCCCCGGCATCGCCGGGCGCGCGCGTCATGGAATTACCTGGTTACCCCCGGGAAGGACCACGTCTTGGTCAGCTATGACGTCAGCAGACTGATGCGGCTGGACGGCTATACCCGGTACCTGGTGACCCTGGGTGGCCACGACCGCGTCGACCCGGCGTCGGTGATCGCCGAGATGACCTACAGCCATCCGCTGTACACGACGGAATCCGTTGCAGCACAAGCATTATTGCCGACGCTGGACAACGACCGGGTGGTCTTCGCGGGCGCCTACCACGGCTGGGGTTTCCACGAGGATGGTGCCGCCTCGGGCCTGGCGGCGGCGCGGCGCCTCGGTGCCGACTGGCCGACGGCGGCCCGTTGCGAGGCGGTGGCACGATGCTGACGCCGGCGATCTACCGCACCACGATCAGCCATTCACGACAGGCCCCGGTGCATCATGCGTTCGAATACCGAAGCTACAGCTGGTATGTCGACGTCGACGAGCTGCCGCGGCTGCCCTGGTGGCTGCGACCGTTCGCCCGGTTCCGCGCCTCGGATCACTTCGACAATCAGCAGCAGGGCTCGTTGCGCGACCGGCTCGGCGCCTTCTTCGCCGACCGCGGTCTGGCCGCTCCCGAGGGCCGCGTCACCGCCCTGCTGCAAGCGCGCGTGTTCGGCTATGTCTTCAATCCGCTCAGCGTCTTTTGGTGCCACGACCGCGACGGCCGGCTGCGCCATGTGATCGCCGAGGTGCACAACACCTACGGCGGGCGCCACGCCTACCTGTTACCCCCGGCCGACCTGCCGGTGGTCACCGAGAAGAAGTTCTGTGTCTCGCCGTTCAATGCGGTGGACGGCTACTACCTGGTGCGGGCGCCACGGCCGGACAGCGAAGTCGACATCACCATCGAGCTGCGCCGCGACCGTCAGCCCGAGTTCGTGGCCAACATGCGCGGACAACGGCGGCCCGCAACCGCCGGGCAGGTCGCGCTCATGCAAATCGTCTCGCCGCTGGCGCCGCTGGTGGTGGCTGCACGTATCCGAATTCAGGGGATCAAACTGTGGTTACGTCGAGTTCCGGTGGTACCGCGATGACCGTGCGGACCATTCAAAAGCACTCGGCAGCAATCGATTCCAACCGCTGGCCGGCGATCGCGAAGGTGCCGTCCGGGCCGGTGAGCGCGATCGGGGCCGTCGCCGCCGACCGGCTGCTGCGGCGCGCGGCCGCTCGCCTCCCGCTACGGGTGGCCTACCCCGACGGCACGGTGGTCGGTGCGGCCGACCCGACGGCACCGACCTTGGTCGTCCACCAACCGGAGGCGATGGCGCGCCGGATCGGGCGCCACGGCCTGATCGGCTTCGGCGAGTCCTACATGGCGGGTGAATGGTCGTCGGATGACCTGCCCGGGGTGTTGACGGTTTTCGCCGGCTCGGTGGGCGATCTGGTGCCGCGCCCGTTGCACTGGCTGCGCCCGATCGCGCCGGCCTTCCGCCCGCGATGGTGGGACGCCAGCCGAGATCGCGCCCGCCGCAACATCTCCGAGCACTACGACCTGTCCAACGATATGTTCGCCGAATTCCTCGACGAGACCATGACGTACTCCTGCGCGCTGTTCGACCGGCTGCCCGCGTCGGCGCCGGACCTGCCCGCCGCCCAGGAGCGCAAGATCGATCGGCTGCTCGACATCGCCGCAGTCCACCAGGGCAGCCGGGTGCTCGAGATCGGCACCGGGTGGGGAGAGCTGTGCATCCGCGCGGCCGGTCGCGGGGCACAGGTCCGCTCGGTCACCCTGTCGGTCGAGCAGCAGCAGCTGGCGCGGCTTCGGGTTGCCGCGGCGGGGCTGTCCGACAGGGTGAGGATCGACCTCTGCGACTACCGCGACGTCGACGGCTGTTATGACGCGGTGGTGTCGGTCGAGATGATCGAGGCGGTGGGATTCCATGCGTGGCAACGGTATTTCGCCACGCTCGAACGGCTGGTGCGTCCGGGCGGGCGGGTGGCGATCCAGGCCATCACGATGCCGCACACCCGGATGATGGCCAGCCGCAACACGCACACCTGGATCCAGAAGTACATCTTCCCGGGCGGACTGCTGCCGTCCACCCAGGCCATCTCCGCAATCACCGAGCGCCGCACCGGATTACGCACGGTCGACATGACCTCGCTGCGCCCGCACTACGCCGAGACGCTGCGGCTCTGGCGGGAGCGCTTCCTGCAGCGGCGAGACCGGTTGGCGCACTTGGACTTCGATGATGTTTTCCAGCGGATGTGGGAGCTGTACCTGGCGTATTCTGAGGCCGGCTTCCGGTCGGGATACTTGAACGTCTACCAGTGGACGTTCGCGCGCGAGGGGTGCTGATGAACAACGTGGGCTGTGTGCAGAACCTGGCCGAGGTGGCCGCCGCATCGGTTCTGCTTCTCGCCGTGGTGCATTCGGTCACGTTCGCCATCGGCAGGCGCATCGGCCGCTACAACGTCGTCGACGTGGCCTGGGGCATCGGCTTCGTCGCGATCGCCGCCGTCGCGGCAGTGTTCGGTCAGGGCGACCCGATCCGGCGCTGGCTGCTGCTGGCGTTGGTGACGATCTGGGGCGTGCGGCTGAGCTGGCACATCCACCGCAAGACCGCCGGCCGGGGAGAGGATCGGCGCTATGCCGCGATGCTGCGTAACGCCACGACCTTGCAAGTGGTGCGCAAAGTCTTTCTGCTACAGGCGCTGATCACCTGGTTCGTCTCCTCCCCGCTGCAACTGTCGGCGGTGACCGGGCCCACCCCGAAACCGCTGACCGCGGTCCTGGCGCTCGGCGTGGCGGTGTGGCTGGTCGGCGTCACCTTCGAAGCGGTGGGCGACCGGCAGCTGCGGGTGTTCAAGTCCGACCCGGCGAATCGCGGCGTGGTGATGGACCGCGGCCTGTGGGCGTGGACGCGTCACCCCAACTACTTCGGCGATGCCACCGTGTGGTGGGGGCTGTGGCTGGTCACCATCACCGGTTGGTGGTCGTTGGCCACGGTGGGCTCGCCAGTGCTGATGACGTACTTCCTGGTGTACGTGACCGGCGCCCGGCTGACCGAGAAATTGATGGCCGGCCGGCCGGGCTTCGCGGAATATCAGCAAAGAACCGCGTGTTTTGTTCCTCGACCACCGCGACCGGGACGGAGCTGACCGTCGTCGAGCGGCCTGGTGGGGAGGGATAGGCTACCCGACAATGACCGGATTGCCGCGGCTGAGCAGCGACCTGGATGAGTTGCTGCGTGAAGTCGCGCGCGGAGACGCCCAGGCTTTCGCCGCCGTCTACGACCTGACCAAGAGCCGGGTGTTCGGGCTGGTGATCCGGGTGCTGCGCGATGCCGGTTACAGCGAGGAAACCACCCAGGAGATCTATCTCGAGGTGTGGCGGTCGGCGGCGGACTACGACCCGGCCCGAGGTTCCGCACTGTCCTGGCTGCTGACCATGGCACACCGGCGGGCCATCGACCGGGTGCGCTCGGAGGAGGCCGGTAGTCGCCGGGAATCGCGCTACGGCGCTGCCAACGTCGACACCGACCATGACGTGGTCGCCGACTCGGCGATCGCCGGTGACGAGCAGCGCCGGGTCGCCGACTGCCTGGGCTCGCTGACCGACGCGCAGCGGCAGTGCATCGAGCTCGCCTACTACGGCGGGCTGACATATTCCGAGGTGTCGCAGCGGCTGGCCGCCAACCTGTCGACGATCAAATCGCGCATTCGCGACGCACTGCGCGGGCTGCGTAACTGCTTGGACGTGCCGTGACCGAACCCACCGACTTCGAGCTGCTCGAGCTGGCCGCACCGTATGCCCTGCATGCGGTGTCCGACGCGGAGCGCGCCGACATCGACCGGCAGATCGCGACCGCGCCGGCGTCGGTCGTGTCGGCCTTCGCCGAGGAAGTCCGCGCCGTGCGTGAGACGATGGCCGTCGTCTCGGCCTCGACCGTCGTCGAACCGCCGGCGCATCTGCGGGCCGCCGTGCTGGCCCTGGCCACGCCCAGTCGCCAGAAGCGCGAAAATCGTTGGCGTACAACCGCATTGATATCGGTCGCGGCGGCGATCGTGGCGGGCCTGACGGCGTTCGGCGTGCAGTCCCTGTTGCGCCCGGCGCCGACGCAGTCGGTGGCCGCACAGATCCTGGCGGCCCCGGACGTGCGGACGGTTTCGCGTCCGCTCGCCAATGGGACGGCCACGGTGGTGTTCTCCCGCGATCGCGGCGCCGGGGTGCTGGTGATGAACAACGTGCCGCCGCCGTCCCCGGGCACCGTCTATCAGATGTGGTTGATCAATGCCAACGGCCCGACATCGGCCGGCACGATGAGCACCGCGGCCGTCTCGCCTTCGACGACGGCGACGCTGCCCAACCTCGGAAAGTCGACGGCCCTGGCCTTCACCGTCGAACCCGGCGAAGGTTCACCGCAGCCGACATCCCCGATCTTGGCGACGCTGCCGCTGAGCTAAGCCTTCTTCTTGAAGAGGCCACCCAGCACCGCGACGATCACCCCGAAAACCACCAGCCCCGCGCCGGCGGCCAAAGTCAGGTTCAGCCAGTCCCGCATGCCGGCTTCGGCGCTGCGCACCATGACGTCGGCGATCTGGCGGACGTCGCCCGTGGTGCGGTTCAGCGCGTCGTCGACGTGGCGGGCGCCCACCTCGATGCCGACCCACCCGGCCGCGCCGACGAGCAGCGCCGAGACGCCCAGGGCCGTCAACGCCTTGCCGCGGCGCCGCGCGACGAGCAGCATCAGCAGCGCCCACACCCCGCACAGCGCCACCGCGCCCAGGCTGGCCCACCTGCCCCAGGCGGCGACCCGGCTCAGGGCGCCCTGCTGCAGCGAGTGCGGCACCGACGTGGTCAGCGGAACGGTCAGCGTGGCGGGCACCTGCACGTTGTGTTCGCTCAAGATCTGCTGAAACGCACTGTCGTTGAGCATCGGGGCCACGTCGATCGCCCAGAAATCTCCGGATCCCGCATCGGCGAACAGCCAGCGGTGCGCTGCCCGGTTGGCCGTCGCGAACATCGGCGGGAATGACGGGCCGGCCGTGTAGGCGGCGGCCGCGTCGTGCACTTGCGCGCCGTCGACCGGATAGCGGCCACCGCCGTGCGCGGCGATCAACGTCATCGTGCGGTTGGTGAGTTCGCCGGCCATCGCGGACTGCAGGGCGGGGTCGCCCGCCGCCCGCTGAGCCAACGCGGCATAGCCGTTCTCGTCGACGAGATTGAGCTGCACCCATGCCGCGGGGACCGCCACCGCCAGCGCGACCGTGGTGGCGAGCCACAGCAGCAGCGTCGCGAGGAATCGCACGCCCGCAAATCTACGGGGCGATCCCCCGGACGTACGCGGCTTGCCCGAGGTGCTGGGCACAGTCGTCGATGATGCTCACCAACCGGGCGCTGGCCGTCACCGGCGGGTCCCAGTTGGTGTCGACGACGCGGGCCAGCTCGTCGGCGGTGACGCCGGCGATGTACTCGCACGAGAGCTTGTGCACCGCGTGGTAGTAGCCGGACAGCAGGTCGGCCGGGGCGCGTACCTTCGCCACGTCCGCGGCGCTGTGGCCGTAGCCGGTGTCACGGCGCGGCAGGTCGAGCGCAAAGCGGTCCACCCAGCCGTCACGGGTCCAGACCTCCTCGACACCGGCCACGTGGGCCAGCTGGATGTCCTGCACCCGGGCGCTGTGCCAGATCAGCCAAGCGATGGTGTTGGCGTCCGGGGCCGGTCGATAGTTGGACAGTTCGTCCGTCAGTCCATCGGTGAGCTCGTCGACGTGTTCGATCAACCGGGTGAACGCGTCGCGGAGTAGTTCGCGGGCGGCGGCGTCGGTATCTGGCATAGCACCGACACTACGAGCCGGCCGGGTGCCGATCGCAAGCGCGGCGAAGCCGGGCGAGGCGAGCCGCCACTATCAGGCAGAAGCGCCGTGATAGACCGCTTCGACGCCAGCACGGTGACGTAGAACGCCTGGGATTCTGGGTAGTCAACGCAGTCAATACCGATGTGGTCGATCACGAATTGATCGTGGCAGGACTTCCGGCACGGTCGTAGATTGATTAGGTGATCTACGACCTCCTCATTCGCAATGGCACCATCGTCGACGGGCTGGGGGGTGAGCCGTACATCGGCGACGTCGCGGTAGCGAACGGCGTCATCGAAAAGGTGGGAGCGGTCGGATCCGCGAACGGGGACGGCGCCCGCCGCGAGATCGACGCCACCGGGCTGCTGGTGACGCCCGGCTTCGTCGACCTGCACACCCACTACGACGGCCAGTCCATCTGGTCGGAGCGGCTGACCCCGTCGTCGGCGCACGGGGTGACCACGGTGGTGATGGGTAACTGCGGCGTCGGGTTCGCGCCATGCCGTCAGGAAGACCACGACGTGCTCGTCGACGTGATGGCCGGGGTCGAAGACATCCCCGGCGTTGTGATGACCGACGGCCTGCCGTGGAGCTGGGAAACCTTCCCCGAGTACCTCGACGCACTGGAAGCCGGCAAGCGTGACATCGACGTGGCCGCCTACCTGCCGCACTCGCCGCTGCGGGTCTACGTGATGGGCCGGCGCGGCGCCGACCGCGAAGCGGCCACCGCCGACGACCTGGCGAAGATGCGCGCGCTGGCCAAGGAGGCCATGGAGGTCGGGGCGCTGGGCTTCGCGTCGTCGCGGTTGACCATCCACAAGACCGAAAGCGGTTCGCCCATACCAAGTTACGACGCCGCCCGCGAGGAGATCGAGGAGATCGCCAAGGGCGTCGTCGACGGCGGCGGCGGGCTGCTGCAGTTCGTGCCCGACATTCCGGCCGGCGGCTACCAGCCGGTGCTGCAGACGGTGTTCGACGTCGCCGAGGAGGTCGGGCTCCCGGTGACGTTCACGCTCGTCGTCGCCAACGCCGGCGACCCGACGTGGCCCGATGCGATCAACATGGTCGAGAAGGCCAACGCCGCGGGCGGCGATATCACCGCGCAGCTGCTGCCGCGCCCGATCGGGTTGATCATCGGTCTGCAGCTCACCGCCAACCCGTTCGTGCTCTACCCCAGCTACCAGGAGATCGCGCATCTGCCGCTGCCCGAGCGGGTCGCCGAGATGCGCAAGCCCGAGGTCCGCGCCCGCATCCTGGCCGACAAGCCCGGCGAGGGACACCCGATCCTCTACGTCGCGCAGATGTGGGACTGGATCTTCCCGCTGGGCGAAAACCCCAACTACGAGCCGGACCCTAAGGACAGCATCGGGGCCCGGGCCCGGGCCCGCGGGGTCAACCCGATGGAAGAGGCCTACGACCGGCTGCTCGACGACGACGGCCGCGCCATGCTGCTGGTCGCGACCAGCAATATGGAGCGCAACTCGCTGAACACCGTCGGCGAGCTGCTGCACCGCGACGACGTGGTGCTCGGCCTCGGCGACGGCGGCGCCCACTACGGGATGATCTGCGACGCCAGCTATTCGACGTTCTTCCTGGCGCACTGGGCCCGAGACCGGGCGTCTGGAAAGTTCTCGGTGGCCGAGGCTGTGCGCGAACTCACCTCGGTTCCGGCCCGGGTCGCCGGGCTGGCCGACCGGGGCCGAATCGCGGTCGGATACAAGGCCGATCTCAACGTCATCGACCACCCCGCACTGCGCCTGCACAAGCCGGTGATCACCTACGACCTGCCCGCCGGCGGGCGTCGTCTGGACCAGACCGCGGATGGGTATGTGGCCACGATCGTGTCCGGTGAAGTGATCGCCGAGAACGGCAAACCCACCGAGGCGCGTCCCGGCAAGCTGGTCCGCGGACGCCAGACCGCGCCCGCACCCACGCCATAACGCCACGAACAAGGGCCTGTCCCGGTTAAGTTATTGCAGTGACGAGCCCGCATTACGCGTGGTTGCCGCCAGAGATCAATTCGGCCCTCCTTTACGCCGGTCCTGGATCGGCGCCGCTGCATGCTGCCGCGGAAGCCTGGGATGGGCTGGCCGAGAACCTGACCTCGTCCGCATCTTCGTTCTTCTCCGTGGCCTCGGATCTTGCCAACGGCTCGTGGCAGGGCCCCTCGGCGACGGCGATGCTGGCCGTCGCGACCCAATACGTGAGCTGGCTCAAAGCGGCGGCGGCCCAGGCCGAGGCGACCTCCAGCCAGGCCTCAGCCATCGCGGGCGCCTTCGAGACGGCGCTGTCGGCCACGGTGCAACCGGCGGTGGTCAACGCCAATCGCGCCCTGGTGCGGGCACTGGCGTCGCAGAACCATCTGGGGCAAAACGCCCCGACGATCATGGACATCGAGTCCGCCTACGAACAGATGTGGGCCACCGACGTGGCGGCGATGTCGGGGTATCACGCCGACGCATCGGCAGCCGCCGAGCAGATGGCGCCCTGGCAAAACGTCATGCAAAACCTCGGGGTGCAATTCAACAACGGCGACCTGATTTTCGGGCCCCACTCGGGCACCGGGAGCCTGGCAAACCACATCAACGCGCTGGCCAGCCTCGATCACACCGGCGGTCATGTCGGATCCTGGCTGACCGACACCCCCGGCACCGGCTTCGTGGATGCCGTCACGAGCGGGCCGAGCTCGGCGGACTTCAGCGCCAGCCTGCTCAACTCACCGACCGCCGGCACGGGTTTCAACCCGGGGACCGCGAACCTGGGCCTGCTCAGCAACCTCGGCTCGGGCGCCATCCCGACGGGTTTGACGGCGGACTGACGCCACCCCCGCGACGCCTATCCTCGACATCATGCGCACGAAGAAGAGGGTGGACCTGGAGAAGCTGGCCGCCGCCCTGCCCGACTACCCGTTCGCGTACCTGATCACCGTCGACGACGGATACCGCGTGCACACCGTGACGGTCGAACCGCGGCTGCGCGACGGCGCCGTCCTCGAGATCGGTCTCATCGGCGGACGCACCCGCGAAAACCTCACCCAGCGCGGCGATGTCACGCTGCTATGGCCGCCGCGCGAACCGGGCGGCTATTCGCTGATCGTCGACGGCCGCGCCGAAATCGCCGAGTCCGGCTCCGAGACGGTCCGGCTGGATGTGGTGCCCACGCGCGCCCTGCTGCACCGCGACGCCGACTCGGCCACCGCCGCCAAAGGCGAGCTGCACGACTGCGTGGTGTTCTCCCTGCCCGTCTGACGGCACGGAACAGCCGCGGCCGTACAGTCATTCGCATGAGCCGCGTCGCACCGCTAGCCCCGCCGTGGAGCGAGGAAGATGCGGCCAGCATCAACAGCTGGGGTCACCCGGACCGCTCC
This genomic interval carries:
- a CDS encoding TetR family transcriptional regulator; protein product: MRYARSVAQLTFQRARTEENKRRRAAALVEAARTLACETGVASVTLTAVASRAGIHYSAVRRYFTSHKEVLLHLAAEGWVRWSGTVCEQLAEPGPMSPARVAETLANGLAADPLFCDLLANLHLHLEHEVEVERVVDIRRTISAAAVALADGIERALPKLGRSGAFDSMIAAYSLAAAFWQIANPPERLTDAYADEPEAGPPEEWNIEFAPALTRVLTATCTGLLAESP
- a CDS encoding MmpS family transport accessory protein; amino-acid sequence: MAKAPVANAVKRLWILVVIAVVIAVAAFCVLRLRSFFGNHDTSGIGSSSLDDIKPFNPKHVVYKVYGTGSTANINYLDINAQPRRIDNVPLPWTLAVTTTLPSVSVNVVAQTDGDQIGCQIIVNDVVKDERSVTGVNAETFCIVKSA
- a CDS encoding NAD(P)/FAD-dependent oxidoreductase; amino-acid sequence: MDSSHARSVAVIGSGVAGLTAAYVLSGRDRVTLYEADVRLGGHAHTHFVDDGGGPDNLMGVDSAFLVHNDRTYPTLCRLFSELGVATQESEMSMSVRADEIGLEYAGALGASGLFASKQSLRPRYLLMLGEIVRFHRAASRLLRDDAAQDNPETLETFLNRHRFSSYFIDFFITPLVAAVWSCASDDALRYPARYLFVFLDHHGMLSVFGSPTWRTVTGGSAHYVAAVAARLAEVSTGTPVNSLRRVPDGVWVQAGDNTPRLFDAAVVAVHPDQALLLLDDPNPWERAVLGAIPYSTNQAQLHTDESVLPRHRRARASWNYLVTPGKDHVLVSYDVSRLMRLDGYTRYLVTLGGHDRVDPASVIAEMTYSHPLYTTESVAAQALLPTLDNDRVVFAGAYHGWGFHEDGAASGLAAARRLGADWPTAARCEAVARC
- a CDS encoding DUF1365 domain-containing protein, with translation MLTPAIYRTTISHSRQAPVHHAFEYRSYSWYVDVDELPRLPWWLRPFARFRASDHFDNQQQGSLRDRLGAFFADRGLAAPEGRVTALLQARVFGYVFNPLSVFWCHDRDGRLRHVIAEVHNTYGGRHAYLLPPADLPVVTEKKFCVSPFNAVDGYYLVRAPRPDSEVDITIELRRDRQPEFVANMRGQRRPATAGQVALMQIVSPLAPLVVAARIRIQGIKLWLRRVPVVPR
- a CDS encoding cytochrome c biogenesis protein DipZ, with protein sequence MNTIALIGLLGGLITGISPCILPVLPVIFLSSMDSGTKASSRGLNSAMRPYLVIAGLVCSFSLATLIGSALLSALHLPQDAIRWTALVVLTLIGLGLIFPPLQHLIERPFARLPQRQTGSSTDGFGLGLTLGALYVPCAGPVLAAIVVAGGTTSLGPATFVLTATFALGNAIPLLAFALAGRQVSQRVAAFRRRQRLIQVAGGVMMIVLAVGLVFNLPAMLQRAVPDYTTAMQNRLGANDIQRSLIPSRPPGPTTGSVLPLNQGNSSSSGLPTNCTDGATELQECGQAPAITGITEWLNTPDGKPLDPAVLRGKVVLIDFWAYSCINCQRAIPHVVDWYNRYRDSGLVVIGVHTPEYAFERIAGNVASGAAGLHIDYPIALDNDYATWNAFNNMYWPAEYLIDANGTLRHTKFGEGDYNDTEKLIRQLLVDANPNVALPAPVNGADTTPKTSLTPETYLAPDKATTYGGEGGYQAGTSGFNFPAQVANDKFALRGRWTLDDQGITAESDDAAIRLNYTAKNVFVVVGGTGTITMTRDGQTTTTQIGGVPTLHEIVSDGAAHRDQLDLQVSKGLQVFSFTFG
- a CDS encoding class I SAM-dependent methyltransferase; this encodes MTVRTIQKHSAAIDSNRWPAIAKVPSGPVSAIGAVAADRLLRRAAARLPLRVAYPDGTVVGAADPTAPTLVVHQPEAMARRIGRHGLIGFGESYMAGEWSSDDLPGVLTVFAGSVGDLVPRPLHWLRPIAPAFRPRWWDASRDRARRNISEHYDLSNDMFAEFLDETMTYSCALFDRLPASAPDLPAAQERKIDRLLDIAAVHQGSRVLEIGTGWGELCIRAAGRGAQVRSVTLSVEQQQLARLRVAAAGLSDRVRIDLCDYRDVDGCYDAVVSVEMIEAVGFHAWQRYFATLERLVRPGGRVAIQAITMPHTRMMASRNTHTWIQKYIFPGGLLPSTQAISAITERRTGLRTVDMTSLRPHYAETLRLWRERFLQRRDRLAHLDFDDVFQRMWELYLAYSEAGFRSGYLNVYQWTFAREGC